A stretch of Bradyrhizobium sp. AZCC 2262 DNA encodes these proteins:
- a CDS encoding ABC transporter substrate-binding protein — protein sequence MSGSSRRRLVGQRFLGVLNRRGILLGAAAVLIGTAVPAAAAPKTIRAVMHAPLRLIDPITSTAYISRDHGYMIYDTLVAVDENMQPQPQMADWSISDDKRTYTFKLRDGLAWHDGQPVTAEDCVASLKRWWQRDTMGQLLATYVDSLEATNPATVTLKLKQPIGFVLDALGKPSSNVPFMMPKRVADTPATQPITETIGSGPFKFVKEEFQPGVRAVYVKNDKYVPRNAKPSWASGGKVVKVDRVEWVVMPDAQTAINALANGEIDYIDEPQVDLLKLLDGNKDTVVKNNNKFGLQVISRMNFLAPPFTDVKIRRAAMLAFKQENFLAAMVGDPSGYKVCGAMFVCGTPLATEVGSESLLKGNGMAEAQKLLKEANYDGKPIRIVQPTDVNTQKAQPIVGAQALKQAGFNVELLPMDWQTAVATRGNAKMAQEGGWHLFFTAFGGADVSNPLTSLPLNAAGMSGFAGWPDDKDIQALRIRFGEATGADQRKEVAAELQKLAFERVIYVPLGQIATPAAWSAKLTGVLDGPAVPYFWNMDKP from the coding sequence ATGAGTGGTTCTTCGCGTCGTCGTCTCGTCGGGCAACGGTTTTTGGGTGTTCTGAACCGACGCGGAATCCTCCTTGGCGCGGCAGCGGTCCTGATCGGAACGGCCGTGCCGGCGGCCGCCGCCCCGAAGACCATTCGTGCGGTGATGCACGCGCCGCTGCGCTTGATCGATCCGATTACATCCACTGCCTACATCTCGCGCGACCATGGTTACATGATCTACGACACCCTGGTCGCGGTGGACGAAAATATGCAGCCGCAGCCGCAGATGGCGGACTGGAGCATCTCGGACGACAAGCGCACCTATACGTTCAAGCTGAGGGACGGTCTGGCTTGGCACGACGGTCAGCCGGTGACCGCTGAAGACTGCGTGGCGTCCCTCAAGCGCTGGTGGCAGCGCGATACCATGGGGCAACTGCTCGCGACCTACGTCGACTCGCTCGAAGCGACTAATCCGGCGACCGTCACCCTGAAGCTGAAACAGCCGATAGGTTTCGTTCTCGATGCGCTCGGCAAGCCGTCGTCCAACGTCCCCTTCATGATGCCGAAACGCGTGGCCGACACCCCCGCAACCCAGCCGATCACTGAGACCATCGGGTCTGGACCTTTCAAATTCGTCAAGGAAGAGTTTCAGCCGGGCGTTCGCGCCGTTTACGTCAAGAACGACAAATACGTGCCGCGCAACGCGAAACCAAGCTGGGCGTCGGGCGGCAAAGTGGTGAAGGTCGATCGCGTCGAATGGGTCGTCATGCCGGATGCCCAGACCGCAATCAACGCGCTCGCCAATGGCGAAATCGACTACATCGACGAGCCGCAGGTCGATCTGCTCAAGCTGCTCGATGGCAACAAGGACACAGTCGTCAAGAACAATAACAAGTTTGGCCTCCAGGTCATTTCTCGAATGAACTTCCTGGCGCCACCGTTCACCGACGTGAAGATACGGCGAGCAGCCATGCTCGCGTTCAAGCAGGAGAACTTCTTGGCCGCAATGGTCGGAGATCCCAGCGGCTACAAGGTTTGCGGGGCGATGTTTGTGTGCGGAACGCCGCTTGCGACGGAGGTGGGCTCTGAATCCCTGTTGAAGGGCAACGGAATGGCAGAGGCCCAGAAGCTTCTCAAGGAAGCGAACTACGACGGCAAGCCAATCCGCATCGTTCAGCCGACCGACGTCAATACCCAGAAGGCACAGCCGATCGTCGGAGCGCAGGCTCTGAAACAGGCTGGCTTCAATGTTGAATTGCTGCCGATGGACTGGCAGACCGCGGTGGCCACGCGCGGCAACGCCAAGATGGCACAAGAGGGCGGTTGGCACCTGTTCTTCACGGCGTTCGGCGGCGCCGACGTGTCCAATCCGCTGACCAGTCTGCCGCTGAACGCTGCCGGGATGTCCGGCTTCGCCGGCTGGCCTGACGACAAGGACATTCAGGCCTTGCGGATTCGTTTTGGCGAAGCGACCGGCGCGGACCAGCGAAAAGAGGTCGCCGCGGAATTGCAAAAGCTGGCGTTCGAGCGGGTCATCTATGTTCCACTGGGGCAGATCGCGACGCCGGCTGCATGGAGTGCAAAGCTCACCGGTGTGCTCGACGGGCCGGCTGTTCCCTACTTTTGGAATATGGACAAGCCCTGA
- a CDS encoding gamma-glutamyltransferase family protein: MAGGNAIDAAIACAFAQGVVDQMNGGVAGYGCAQVYLPDRGLHEGTNFLFQAPAGVVPGMWNHLLERETPDGFGFVLKGYINDFGYRSIAVPGAVKGWHDLQRRYGLLPWSDVVQPAIRLAIDGYRITPAVREQWFVVDDAGRADNIHRLRQTPAYSYLFFAPDGTALKTGAAVRNPDYGATLEAIARDGAAGFHEGRIADAISADMERNGGMLRREDLESYEVEQVKPLWGNYRGHRISVLPPPTSGPMLLRILHVLEHFDLRGMGHNTPDYIATVAEVMKRAQLAKEAQIGDPRHDAVDTAAIIDPCVCLQEAEAIKRGERVRIERLGDTETKTTTHISVIDAAGNAVTMTHSLGAQSGVLTPGLGFMYNGAIGMFDPRPGNARSLEPYRRRVTSMTPTMVFAGNRMRMLLGAPGGSHIPFGILQVILNVLDHGMSISDAVAAPRFSAPGDVIDLSARIPSYVCEAVAARSYRVARSAQSFTVAKVHAILCDAAGTAEGAADPGGGGMALSV, from the coding sequence ATGGCGGGAGGCAACGCGATTGACGCCGCAATCGCGTGCGCGTTCGCGCAAGGCGTCGTGGACCAGATGAATGGCGGCGTGGCGGGTTATGGTTGCGCTCAGGTCTACCTTCCAGACCGTGGCCTTCACGAAGGCACGAACTTCCTGTTCCAGGCGCCTGCCGGCGTCGTTCCCGGCATGTGGAATCATCTGCTCGAGCGTGAAACCCCTGACGGGTTCGGCTTCGTCCTCAAGGGTTACATCAACGATTTCGGCTACAGGTCGATTGCCGTGCCGGGCGCCGTGAAGGGCTGGCATGACCTGCAGCGCCGATATGGTCTGCTGCCCTGGTCCGATGTGGTGCAACCGGCCATTCGTCTTGCTATTGATGGATACCGCATCACACCGGCCGTACGCGAGCAATGGTTCGTGGTCGATGATGCCGGCCGGGCCGACAACATCCACAGGCTGCGGCAAACGCCGGCCTATTCGTATCTGTTCTTCGCACCGGACGGAACAGCCCTGAAAACAGGCGCTGCGGTCCGCAATCCCGATTATGGGGCGACACTCGAAGCGATCGCCCGTGACGGCGCAGCCGGTTTTCACGAGGGGCGCATCGCCGACGCCATTTCGGCCGATATGGAGCGCAATGGAGGCATGTTGCGTCGTGAAGACCTCGAGAGCTACGAGGTCGAGCAGGTCAAGCCGTTATGGGGCAATTACAGGGGGCATCGCATCAGCGTGCTGCCGCCGCCGACCAGCGGACCCATGCTGCTGCGTATCCTTCATGTGCTGGAGCATTTCGATCTTCGCGGCATGGGGCATAACACGCCGGATTACATCGCCACCGTCGCTGAGGTGATGAAGCGGGCCCAGCTTGCCAAGGAAGCGCAGATCGGGGACCCGCGCCATGACGCTGTCGATACCGCTGCGATCATCGACCCCTGCGTGTGCCTGCAGGAGGCAGAAGCCATCAAGCGGGGCGAGCGGGTCAGGATCGAGCGGTTGGGGGACACCGAGACAAAGACCACGACCCACATTTCGGTCATCGATGCCGCCGGGAATGCAGTGACGATGACCCACTCGCTTGGGGCTCAGTCCGGCGTTCTGACGCCCGGTCTGGGGTTCATGTACAACGGGGCTATCGGAATGTTCGATCCCCGCCCCGGTAATGCGCGTTCATTGGAGCCCTATCGGCGCCGCGTAACCTCCATGACTCCGACCATGGTTTTCGCAGGAAACCGAATGCGAATGCTGCTGGGCGCCCCGGGGGGATCGCATATTCCGTTTGGCATCCTGCAGGTCATCCTCAATGTGCTGGATCACGGAATGTCGATTTCCGACGCCGTGGCCGCACCACGGTTCTCCGCGCCCGGAGACGTAATCGACCTAAGTGCGCGTATTCCATCATATGTTTGCGAGGCTGTGGCGGCTCGAAGCTACCGAGTCGCCCGATCCGCGCAGAGTTTTACGGTTGCGAAGGTCCACGCCATTCTTTGTGACGCCGCAGGAACGGCGGAAGGAGCAGCCGATCCTGGGGGCGGCGGAATGGCGCTCTCGGTCTGA
- a CDS encoding MFS transporter, translated as MILWNARLSLQGYLTRVRALGVIAATAWLRLASMVGPTIVGTMSAYGLGSVFLTFAAVALLAALIVTIFAVETKGGEELSP; from the coding sequence ATGATCCTTTGGAATGCAAGGCTCAGCCTCCAAGGTTACCTGACCCGGGTCCGGGCGCTTGGTGTCATCGCTGCGACTGCCTGGTTGCGGTTGGCGTCGATGGTCGGACCGACGATCGTCGGGACGATGTCTGCATATGGCCTCGGTTCGGTTTTCCTCACCTTCGCCGCGGTTGCCTTGCTCGCGGCCCTCATAGTGACAATCTTCGCCGTTGAGACCAAGGGCGGTGAAGAACTTTCGCCATAA
- a CDS encoding hydantoinase B/oxoprolinase family protein, translating to MSSNTPDFNDPINLQVMWNRLIFIADQADNVLGRTAFSPIVRENHDYVTVLLDSRGRALAQCTWSIPVFITSLPVAAQKYFLPKFPAKMLSEGDVLATNDPEIGTGHLPDVTMITPIFKKGKVVAYAGAIAHLPDVGGRPLHSEASDIFEEGIRFPIVKLHKAGVPNQDVLDIIAASVRLPTEVLGDLESMVAANNVMGRELLKFLDEYDLDEIDGLADAIHTRSEAQTRKAIRQWPNGTYTAEVLLDGYDVDVKLKAAVIVKDDSIHVDYAGSSDQVLHSINCRTNYRYAHSVYALKCLLDPDTPNNEGCITPITDEAPEGSILNPNQWTAGNSRNLIGHVIPSLIFKALEKVVPEKVMGDSGGAPIWAANCVGQRDDGSQYGSVQNFHGGQGARSEIDGLDTLSFPSNCKVTAIEMFEIAVPVLTECKELIADSGGAGKHRGGLGQRVILRNLGKGPMSIYLASERVRHPCFGVVDGQSGSAGKVNKNGQPQFPKGKVVLKTGERLEVETPGGGGWGRTSERVGGLIELDLAEGLITPEAAKKIYRHTRATPAAAE from the coding sequence ATGTCGAGCAACACTCCCGATTTCAACGACCCGATCAATCTCCAGGTGATGTGGAATCGCCTGATCTTCATCGCCGATCAGGCCGACAACGTTCTGGGGCGCACCGCGTTTTCGCCGATCGTGCGCGAGAACCACGATTATGTCACCGTGCTGCTCGACAGCCGCGGCCGGGCGCTGGCCCAGTGCACCTGGTCGATCCCGGTGTTCATCACCTCGCTGCCGGTCGCCGCTCAAAAATATTTCCTGCCGAAATTTCCGGCTAAAATGCTCAGCGAAGGCGACGTGCTCGCCACCAACGACCCCGAAATCGGCACCGGCCATCTGCCCGACGTCACCATGATCACGCCGATCTTCAAGAAGGGCAAGGTCGTCGCCTATGCCGGCGCGATCGCGCATCTGCCCGATGTCGGCGGCAGGCCGCTGCATTCGGAGGCCAGCGACATTTTTGAGGAAGGCATCCGCTTCCCGATCGTGAAGCTGCACAAGGCCGGCGTTCCCAACCAGGACGTGCTCGATATCATCGCCGCTTCCGTGCGGCTGCCGACCGAAGTGCTCGGCGACCTCGAATCGATGGTCGCGGCGAACAATGTCATGGGGCGGGAGCTGCTGAAATTTCTCGACGAGTATGACCTCGACGAAATCGACGGCCTCGCCGATGCCATCCATACCCGCTCGGAAGCGCAGACCCGCAAGGCGATCCGGCAATGGCCGAACGGCACCTATACGGCCGAAGTGCTGCTCGACGGCTACGACGTCGATGTGAAGCTGAAGGCGGCGGTGATCGTGAAGGACGATTCCATTCACGTGGACTATGCCGGCTCGTCGGACCAGGTGCTGCACTCGATCAATTGCCGGACCAACTACCGTTACGCGCATTCGGTCTATGCCCTGAAATGCCTGCTCGATCCGGACACGCCGAACAATGAGGGCTGCATCACGCCGATCACGGATGAAGCGCCGGAGGGATCGATCCTGAATCCGAACCAATGGACCGCGGGCAACTCACGCAACCTGATCGGTCACGTCATTCCTTCGTTGATCTTCAAGGCGCTTGAAAAGGTGGTTCCAGAAAAGGTCATGGGCGACAGCGGCGGCGCGCCGATCTGGGCCGCCAATTGCGTCGGCCAGCGCGACGATGGCTCGCAATATGGTTCGGTGCAGAATTTCCATGGCGGGCAGGGCGCGCGTTCGGAGATCGACGGCCTCGACACCCTGAGTTTCCCCTCGAACTGCAAGGTGACGGCGATCGAGATGTTCGAGATCGCCGTGCCGGTGCTCACCGAGTGCAAGGAACTGATTGCGGATTCGGGCGGCGCCGGCAAGCATCGCGGCGGCCTCGGCCAGCGGGTTATCCTGCGCAATCTCGGCAAGGGCCCGATGAGCATCTATCTTGCGTCGGAGCGGGTCCGGCATCCCTGCTTCGGGGTGGTGGACGGTCAGTCCGGCAGCGCCGGCAAGGTGAATAAAAACGGCCAGCCGCAATTTCCCAAGGGTAAGGTCGTGCTGAAGACCGGCGAGCGGCTGGAAGTCGAAACGCCCGGCGGCGGCGGGTGGGGCAGGACGTCCGAGCGCGTCGGCGGGCTGATCGAGCTTGATCTCGCCGAGGGACTGATTACCCCTGAGGCGGCCAAAAAGATCTACCGGCACACGCGCGCAACGCCTGCGGCTGCCGAATAG
- a CDS encoding SDR family oxidoreductase produces the protein MGLIDGKIALVTGAGTGIGRESAILLAREGATVVLTGRRIGPLEDVAAEIKKQGGKAIARTLDIESRAAILVAVSWVGANVGAIDILVNNAGSASKVLNARFISEEEWNSTVNVNLTAVFNLTQAVLPAMIARGEGTIITVSSLAVLNPNLLGGAAYGAAKAGVKNFMTFLHNTYRNQGIRATTILPGETNTPIMDNRARPPLERERAVMLDPHDVARAVLLCASLQKGAMIPELHICPTFMRDTSADIETARWVGAPDDTPDKPKQ, from the coding sequence ATGGGTCTGATCGACGGCAAGATTGCCCTCGTCACCGGTGCTGGAACCGGCATCGGCCGGGAGTCCGCCATCCTGCTGGCGCGGGAAGGCGCGACCGTCGTTCTCACCGGCCGCCGGATCGGACCGCTCGAGGACGTCGCAGCCGAGATCAAGAAGCAGGGCGGCAAGGCGATCGCCCGGACCCTCGACATCGAGTCGCGTGCCGCAATCCTGGTGGCGGTTTCCTGGGTCGGCGCCAATGTCGGCGCGATCGACATTCTCGTGAACAATGCCGGCAGCGCCAGCAAGGTGTTGAACGCCCGCTTCATCAGCGAGGAGGAGTGGAATTCCACCGTCAACGTCAACCTCACTGCGGTGTTCAATCTGACCCAGGCGGTCCTGCCTGCCATGATCGCAAGGGGCGAGGGCACCATCATCACGGTGTCGTCGCTGGCCGTACTCAATCCGAACCTGTTGGGTGGCGCCGCCTATGGCGCGGCGAAGGCGGGCGTCAAGAATTTTATGACCTTCCTGCACAACACCTATCGCAACCAGGGTATCCGCGCGACGACGATCCTGCCCGGCGAGACCAACACGCCGATCATGGACAATCGCGCCCGCCCGCCGCTGGAGCGCGAGCGCGCCGTCATGCTCGATCCGCATGATGTGGCCCGGGCGGTGTTGCTCTGTGCGTCCTTGCAGAAGGGCGCGATGATTCCCGAACTGCATATCTGTCCGACCTTCATGCGCGACACCTCGGCCGATATCGAGACCGCGCGCTGGGTCGGCGCGCCCGATGACACCCCCGACAAGCCAAAGCAATAG
- a CDS encoding ABC transporter permease, protein MSLNLYLDPVAPRRFSLFRLTSVFLRAPLVALSGVLLSIILVAALFAPWLAPHDPGLLDPLMRLKPASVQYPLGNDAYGRDLLSRVLYGARVSLGVGIGAAVCSVVIGLTIGLFAGFIGWLDSIVMRIVDGLMAIPNVLLAITIVTLSGASLTTVILAITLPEIPRVIRLVRSVVLTVREEPYVEAAISLGSSMRRILWRHLMPNTFAPLIVQGSYVCASAILTEAVLSFLGTGINPVTPSWGNIMAEGRSYFRLKPELIFWPGLCLSLTILSINILGDALRDTLDPRLIKRGDGR, encoded by the coding sequence ATGAGCCTGAACCTGTATCTCGATCCGGTCGCACCGAGGCGGTTCAGCCTCTTCCGGCTGACGTCGGTCTTCCTTCGGGCGCCCCTTGTGGCGCTCTCCGGCGTGTTGCTCTCCATCATCCTAGTCGCTGCCTTGTTTGCGCCCTGGCTTGCCCCTCACGATCCGGGGCTGCTGGATCCGCTGATGCGCCTGAAGCCGGCAAGTGTGCAGTATCCTCTCGGCAATGATGCTTACGGCCGCGACCTCCTGTCACGGGTGCTGTACGGCGCGCGCGTGTCGCTCGGCGTGGGGATTGGAGCAGCGGTCTGCAGCGTGGTCATTGGGCTAACGATCGGTCTCTTCGCGGGCTTTATCGGTTGGCTCGATTCCATCGTCATGCGTATCGTCGACGGCCTGATGGCGATCCCGAATGTCCTGCTCGCGATCACCATCGTCACGCTGTCCGGCGCGAGCCTGACGACGGTGATCCTCGCGATCACGTTGCCCGAAATCCCACGGGTGATCAGGTTGGTGCGCTCGGTGGTGCTGACGGTGCGCGAGGAGCCCTACGTCGAAGCTGCCATTTCGCTGGGCAGTTCGATGCGCCGGATCCTGTGGCGCCATCTGATGCCGAATACCTTCGCGCCACTCATCGTCCAGGGAAGTTATGTCTGCGCATCAGCGATCCTGACGGAAGCCGTGCTCTCGTTTCTCGGCACGGGCATCAACCCGGTGACCCCGAGTTGGGGGAACATCATGGCTGAAGGTCGCAGCTATTTCAGGCTCAAGCCGGAGTTGATCTTTTGGCCCGGGCTGTGTTTGTCGCTGACGATCCTGTCGATCAACATATTGGGAGACGCATTGCGCGATACGCTTGATCCGCGCCTGATCAAACGGGGAGACGGGCGATGA
- a CDS encoding ABC transporter permease, whose translation MFGFILRRMVASIPVMFVVAVAIFMVLRLTPGDPASVIAGDNATVEQLARIRAQLGLDQPLYRQFADWMLQLARGDFGTSIISGAPVSRLIADRIEPTVSLALSTIALSVIVAVPLGALAAARQGTWVDRAVIALSVVGFSVPVFVIAYGLIQIFAVDLRWLPVQGFVSIRSGMSEFAQRMIMPTLALTFLYVALIARITRTSLLEVLGEDYIRTARAKGISEKSVFMRHALRNAAVPIITVIGIGFALLVSGVVVTESVFNLPGVGRLTIDAVLARDYPVIQAIILLSSLLYVLINLTIDVIYVLVDPRIRY comes from the coding sequence ATGTTCGGCTTCATCTTGCGGCGCATGGTCGCTTCAATTCCTGTCATGTTCGTCGTCGCGGTGGCGATATTCATGGTGCTGCGCCTGACGCCGGGCGATCCGGCTTCCGTTATCGCTGGGGACAACGCAACCGTCGAGCAACTCGCGCGCATCCGCGCACAGCTCGGCCTCGATCAACCGCTTTATCGCCAATTCGCCGACTGGATGCTGCAACTCGCGCGCGGTGACTTCGGCACCTCGATCATCTCGGGGGCGCCGGTCTCCCGTCTGATCGCCGACCGCATCGAGCCGACCGTGAGCCTTGCTTTGTCGACGATCGCTTTGTCCGTCATTGTTGCGGTCCCGCTTGGCGCGTTGGCGGCCGCGCGGCAGGGGACCTGGGTCGATCGTGCGGTCATCGCTCTCTCGGTGGTCGGCTTCTCCGTCCCGGTCTTTGTTATCGCCTACGGCCTGATCCAGATATTTGCGGTCGATCTACGATGGCTCCCCGTCCAGGGCTTTGTCAGCATCCGCTCCGGAATGTCTGAATTTGCGCAACGCATGATCATGCCCACGCTGGCGCTGACGTTTCTCTACGTCGCGCTCATCGCGCGGATTACGCGAACAAGCCTGCTGGAGGTCCTGGGCGAGGATTACATTCGCACGGCACGGGCCAAAGGCATTTCCGAAAAGTCGGTCTTCATGCGGCACGCGCTGCGCAATGCGGCCGTTCCGATCATCACGGTGATTGGTATCGGCTTCGCGCTGCTGGTCAGCGGTGTCGTGGTGACCGAGAGCGTGTTCAATCTTCCCGGCGTGGGTCGATTGACCATCGATGCCGTCCTGGCACGGGACTATCCGGTTATCCAGGCGATCATTCTGCTGTCGAGCCTTCTCTATGTCCTGATCAATCTGACCATCGACGTGATCTACGTGCTTGTCGACCCAAGGATCCGCTATTGA
- a CDS encoding HpcH/HpaI aldolase family protein — MNGAKLRERLSKGEAITMFNPHHVSPGLSARLVELGADSIFVDCEHGAWGFEDVRNAAQVIRGAGGAAIVRPDSHQRSLLIRYLNAGADGLMVPMVDTPAQARAIVDAIRYALPADHEKRLVVSMVETLEAIGNIDQLCAVEGIDVFFIGPGDLSQNMGYPPAPPFGQPRPQAVIDKVGYAVEKIRAAGKIAGTLVTSDELPYWLENGVQFFYVHSDPFLRLGMNGIKKSLGR; from the coding sequence ATGAACGGAGCCAAGCTGCGCGAACGCCTGTCGAAGGGCGAGGCGATCACCATGTTCAATCCGCATCACGTGTCGCCTGGCCTTTCGGCGCGGCTGGTGGAACTCGGCGCGGACTCGATCTTCGTCGATTGCGAGCATGGTGCGTGGGGTTTTGAGGATGTGCGCAACGCCGCCCAGGTCATTCGCGGCGCCGGTGGTGCTGCGATCGTGCGGCCGGATTCACACCAGCGCTCATTGCTGATCCGCTACCTCAACGCCGGCGCTGACGGTTTGATGGTGCCGATGGTCGATACCCCAGCGCAAGCCCGCGCCATCGTCGATGCGATTCGCTACGCCTTGCCGGCCGATCATGAAAAGCGGCTGGTGGTCTCGATGGTCGAGACGCTGGAGGCGATCGGCAATATCGATCAACTCTGCGCCGTCGAAGGCATCGACGTGTTCTTCATCGGGCCCGGCGACCTCTCGCAGAACATGGGCTACCCGCCGGCGCCGCCCTTCGGGCAGCCCCGTCCGCAAGCCGTCATCGACAAGGTCGGTTACGCCGTCGAGAAGATCCGCGCCGCCGGCAAGATCGCCGGCACGCTGGTGACGTCAGACGAGTTGCCGTACTGGCTCGAAAACGGCGTGCAGTTCTTCTACGTCCATTCCGACCCGTTCCTGCGGCTCGGGATGAACGGCATCAAGAAGTCGCTGGGGCGGTGA
- a CDS encoding ABC transporter ATP-binding protein has protein sequence MSDAPLLSLRNLSVATSEGRAVVSNISLDVRAGETMCLVGESGSGKSVTSLAVMGLLPRNALRPVSGEILLDGENLLAASETRLRALRATSMAMIFQEPMTALNPIVRVGDQIDEVLRTHTRLGSQERRKRALGMLEEVHLPEAGRIYRSYPHQISGGQRQRIMIAMALILRPRLLIADEPTTALDVTTQKQIIALIRELRESHGTAVLFITHDMGVVKEIADRVTVMRSGAVVESGSEPEVLATPKEDYTRKLLAAVPSLVPRRPRPEADARALLAVRDLGKVYKAQAMFGPAREVVAARNVDFVLRAGRTLGIVGESGSGKSTVARCAVGLTDPSEGAIELDGHKMPGQSFRELKPWRRRVQMIFQDPYRSLNPKIRVGESIVEGPTNYGVSHREAMVEARRLLELVGLPADSAARYPHQFSGGQRQRIAIARALAMKPDVLVADEAVSALDVSVQAQVLELLAEIQARLGVGILFITHDLRVAAQICDDVIVMKNGCIVEHGTAEEVLSRPRADYTRALFEAAPGRDWDFPNCRPIDRRSTPAAAE, from the coding sequence ATGAGCGACGCACCGCTTCTCTCGCTCCGCAATCTTTCGGTGGCGACATCGGAAGGCAGGGCGGTCGTCAGCAACATCTCGCTTGATGTTCGGGCCGGCGAGACGATGTGCCTGGTTGGGGAATCCGGATCAGGAAAGTCGGTAACCTCGCTGGCGGTGATGGGGCTTCTGCCGCGCAATGCGCTCCGGCCGGTTAGCGGTGAGATTTTGCTCGATGGCGAGAACCTGCTCGCCGCCAGCGAAACGCGGCTGCGCGCGTTGCGCGCCACCAGCATGGCAATGATCTTTCAGGAGCCGATGACCGCGCTCAATCCCATCGTTCGGGTCGGAGACCAGATCGACGAAGTCTTGCGGACCCATACGCGGCTTGGATCGCAGGAGAGGCGCAAGCGGGCTCTCGGAATGCTGGAAGAGGTCCACCTTCCGGAGGCCGGCCGGATCTACCGATCCTACCCGCATCAAATTTCCGGCGGGCAGCGGCAGCGCATCATGATTGCGATGGCTCTCATCTTAAGGCCACGCCTGTTGATCGCCGATGAGCCAACGACCGCCCTCGATGTAACCACACAAAAGCAGATCATTGCTCTGATCCGTGAGTTGCGCGAGAGCCACGGGACGGCGGTGCTGTTCATTACCCACGATATGGGCGTCGTGAAGGAGATCGCGGATCGCGTGACGGTGATGCGTAGCGGAGCCGTGGTGGAAAGCGGATCGGAGCCAGAGGTGCTGGCCACGCCCAAGGAAGACTACACCCGGAAGCTCCTGGCTGCGGTGCCCAGTCTCGTGCCTCGCCGACCACGACCGGAGGCGGATGCAAGGGCACTGCTGGCCGTGCGCGACCTCGGCAAGGTGTACAAGGCACAGGCAATGTTTGGACCCGCACGCGAGGTTGTCGCCGCGCGCAATGTTGATTTTGTTCTGCGCGCGGGCCGAACGCTGGGCATCGTCGGTGAATCGGGGTCGGGTAAATCAACGGTAGCGCGTTGTGCCGTCGGGCTGACCGACCCAAGCGAGGGAGCGATCGAACTCGACGGCCACAAGATGCCCGGCCAATCCTTCCGCGAGCTCAAGCCCTGGCGCCGGCGCGTCCAGATGATTTTTCAGGATCCCTACCGTTCGCTGAACCCGAAAATCCGCGTCGGTGAATCGATCGTCGAAGGGCCAACGAACTATGGCGTTTCCCATCGCGAGGCCATGGTTGAAGCCCGCCGCTTGTTGGAACTGGTGGGCCTGCCCGCCGATTCGGCGGCGCGTTATCCGCATCAATTCTCCGGTGGTCAGCGCCAGCGCATCGCCATTGCGCGCGCCCTGGCAATGAAGCCCGACGTTCTCGTCGCCGACGAGGCCGTTTCGGCGCTCGACGTTTCGGTTCAGGCGCAGGTTCTTGAACTGCTGGCTGAAATACAGGCGCGCCTTGGTGTCGGGATTCTCTTCATCACCCATGACCTGCGTGTTGCCGCCCAGATTTGCGACGACGTCATCGTGATGAAGAATGGCTGCATCGTCGAGCATGGGACGGCTGAGGAAGTGCTGTCGCGGCCGCGGGCCGATTATACCCGGGCGCTATTCGAAGCGGCGCCCGGACGCGACTGGGATTTTCCGAATTGCCGGCCGATTGACCGACGCAGTACTCCGGCGGCGGCCGAGTAG